The genomic DNA TTCAAAAACTGGTAGAAAAAAAGATATGAAGATTAAACatataaataggtgcatattgtTATGcctaattaattattttttttgctaaatttcaaatagaattcatttaagagatagattcattcattaatctagccgttatcaacagtttatttgagaacaaactaatcggcacggaacagtgtattcatttggaattcctcggttatttaggttttgaaagagaaggtaaacaatcgggtgaatgCTCGTACCTGTAAACCAATTAGGTCcaaagaaactaagaattctaTCTTtaagaaaacttgattttatcattttccccaaATTAAACAGgttattgtatataaaataataactGCAGTggaaaggtgttcttaaatgctcctaaaatgccccagaatgcagaaaatgatgcagtaaatttgaaaattatacgAGGGGGGGTCGGAGAGAAAATaagctggatccgcgcatgagattctagaggtacggatccgtagccctagacacttcctttatgATAGGCcttggatagttctttcatcCCGAGTAAGTggtatcaaaagtttaaatgttaggaaaggtccataacacaaaacattacaatgtgggccTATGGGAAAACAGTTGATTCACATTGACCTGTACACATTCGAGTCCACTTAATTTGGTCGAAGCGCGAAAACatattacaaatgtaaaaaaacgGTACTAGAAATAACTCACATTGATCAAAAAGTAAGACACATGTTGCATTTCAATAGAAACTTCCTTGCAAAGatcttattcaaaagaaaaatatcatatCAGCTTGGAAATTTAACAAAATCTGTTGAAAACTTGCTAAAATTTTGACAACTTACAAATTTTACGACTACTGTAAGTATACGTGcatattaaaaaataacaaactaTGATCAGAAAAATTCAAGTGTTGTTTGCAACTTGCCGTAATGTTTCTATTTCTATTACATTTATGTATTGTTTGAAATACTATTTTACGACTTTTGAACGGTGTAGATGTAAATTATTTCTGATGCACTTCCTCCGTAGATCAGTTTCGGTGTTTCATGCATTTGTAGGCCGAAACCTTTGTAAGTTTTAAATTGTCAATAAGACACGTTAAAGAAACATATCTTTTAATATCAATAATGCTGATGTCATGTCGAGTTTATATTGCTACAATAGACAAAGTTGCATAAACTTCAGTGATGGCATTAATTTTACCTCGTGTATTTAGTCCTATGTAAATGTTCTCAGTTCTCAGTCTTGTTCTAATAATTTACCGGTAAGATCCTCAGTGGAAATTTGCAGGTTAGTTACAGTTTCCATATATTGATATATGTGAAGCCAATTTTTATCGCCATTTAAAAATGGAAGCCTTTTACTCAAACCCACAGTGGACTTTTAAAACTTACCTGAGCCTGTAGAGGttaaattaaatacttaaaagtAGTTAGAATAttgcaaattaaatttatctGTTTGGTTATTTGTAGTCAAGGCATTCTAAACTATATAGACAGTAAATTGTAATGTAAATCTAAGTCCCTTACAGTGTTTTGTGGAGACCAAAATATTGCAGGAATCTTGCTTAAAAATCCCGAATATCGCACAAAAATTTATCTAGAAACATCAGTTGTCGTGTAACAAAAATGCTGCGGATGAATGTTTGTATGGGATGACCAGAACTGAATACAAATCTTTCGTTCAAACTTGATCATCCCCTTCTGAATGGAGGATTTGCTTGTAATGCATTTATACAGTTTATGAAAACTTGcatgtatatcaaaaagtatttgaactaTAGAGTCATGAAATTTTGTAGGAATGTTaaggaagttgtgcaccttggttTTTATTTTGGACTTACCCCCTTCTTTTTTTGTcccctttcaaaaaaaaaagaagaataaaataccatcttttagctcaactgagctctagcagtcaggggtgtaactgtttcaagttatcgcagtttataacccatttgagttattgtttatactttcataacttgtttcagttatcataaaatattacaaagccctcctgtgccaattcctcattttgaatgagactaatgcaataatttcctgaatccttgaacttttatctttccaactatatatatatgcagTATTTTACGCAATAAaatttacgcaaggctgataaagctttacacaaaagttttaaagctataaaactcttaacatcccattatgcttatcaggtcacgATCAGACTTAAAGAGAATTGGATTAACCACAGTTCACTTTAAAAGTCAtatgtgagaacagcaaaaagactttttttgaataacttacctgagttaacaaTATTTTATGACTAATACAAGTTATAAAATACTTGAATTgtgttgaaaaagtaactgaaatagattACATAACTTACACAGTTACACCCCTGATTGTCTAGGTGCTGAGGGTCGGAAACTTTTAGGATCATTCGATGTACATTGTCCATCATCCACAATTTCTCAAAAGGCAGTGGCTATGATTACGGTactgtaatcctagcctccggttctaggattacggaagttccgtattcctagacatccctatgaggataggctaggattacggaagtatttaagagacatcaaaaatatgttagtACATGCAAAAATGatggtaccgtaatcgtagccactgccttctcAAAAGGACATCTAAACCACATTGCCAAtatcaaccaaacttcacaggaatgtccTGTGGGCGGTCCCCTTTCAGGTTTTTTTCTAAATCTTATGTCATCCAAGCAGAATTCTGGTTGCTGtggcaacaaaaataaaaaaataaaaggtgctcTCCTCAGAAACCACTGGcctattttgaaatacttttacaGAAATACTCCTTTGATGACCCCTCTATCAGGTTCTTTCAAGTCATTTTGTTTCATTaataaaaaacatggccaccagatgGTGGGTCTAGTTTTCCCTGTATGgctgtatggaaaactttgaaaatcttcttctgtgAAACTGCAGGCctgatttcaaataatttcatggCAATGTTCCTTAAGTGACCCACTACCAAATCattgaaataattctttttcgTTAAATGTCTTGGGCGCTAGGGATCTTAGAGGCTAgtttaaatcttcttgtcagaaaacactgaCCCTATTTCTAAATAGTTTCACAGTTCCTTGCGTGACGATCAACCAgaactgttcaagcaagctgtaaaactcaggtgagcaatctaaggctatcatggccctcttgtaactCTTTTAGAAGGGGCCAccttgccgagtggttaaggtcgccaacTTCAAatactgatgtgggtttgagcctcacttggggcatcaaatttttcatatgaggaagccatccagctggcttatggaaggtcggtggttctacccaggtgcctgtccgtGATTAATAatgtatggaggggcacctgggatcttcctgtACCATCAAAACTGGAGAGTCGTCAGATGGCCTATAATTGTGCCAGCATGGTCAGTGAGACGTTATTCAAAACTCAACAAAAAatctctttcagtttcttttatcttgtgtttcttgatgatgttttgatGTATTCATACTCCAACCCACGGATGACCCACCTCCCACCTTAGTTAATATTTATGAAAGTAGACTTCATAATAACTGTCTTGCATTTTCAACAAATAACATGTGACATGTAGGCACTAGTGTCCTATGGACAGGGTCAGGAAGAGGGGGCACCAGTGGTCTATCAACAGGGACAGATAAGTGGGGGAACCAATTTCCCATTTAGAGACAAGAAGTGGAGGCACCAGCGCCCTATGGACATGGACAGGAAGTGTTTGTTCCTGTTTGTGTATTTGATGTTCTTATTATGTGACATGTTTTCAAGcagtaaaatattattaaatcaaaatGTACATATCTCTAGATGAGTAAATAGAGATATTTAAAGAGTCTTATTAAATATACagctaaattcttttttttttttttaaaacacaattctAGTATGTCATTAACACTTTTTTGAATGTTGCTCTGTACATTTTACAGACATGGATTGCTTTTATAAATACACAGTGGCAAAAACGCCCTACTTACTTATGAAAGTACcctttatattttgaaagaattGACATAAATGTACATCAGAAGGTGTGACCCTTTAGAGAAAACTTAAACTAAGTGATGGACATAAATAGGGTAAACAGTAAAAATGGCTTTTAATGTCTGAAGAAAGttgactaatttttttttttatttccagtgaGCAGGCACCACTGTCGGAGCACTATAACCCAGCTAGACAAGATGAGGATCCGCCTGGAACCAGCCCTAAAGGATAACTACATGTACCTGTTGATTGATGAAACAACAGGACAGTGTGCTGCAGTTGATCCTGTTGAACCAGAAAAGGTTCCGTCACAAGCAGTCTTAAGTAAAATAATAAGAAAGATGAAACAATattcttgtataaaaatatgttctGAGGGGAGTAACCAACTAATAAGGAAGGAAAATGGTTTAAGCCTTACCatgctaattttctataatgaacttgtccatctttcagtttggacagtaccattaactgctaaaaggggtgctATCTAAAAAGCatctgactgaatggcgaaaagtgcagattatgatcagactgcacagatgtgcaggctaatcatgaggTTGAAAAGGCGGGAAACATTCGGGCCCCGCTTGAAAAGGGGTTTAAACAGGGAGGAAATTTGCTTGCTGTTTTTGGAACTTTTCAAGTAACTTTGGCAGGCTGGGCCCCCTTTTAATGAtcattttaaaggtccaatactaaggaaaagtgaacattttaatttcttttaaaaagcacagaaactatttcattttattggaaaatgaaagttggtatgtagaaattcgaaataaatcgcagttttggggaaaattattttttttttaagttttgaaaaaatttttaaaagcccTGGGGGTTTTTCCTGTCGAttattgaaatttcatcaaataaacTTTACATTCTTTGAGTTCCAaaaccttctgtaaattttgacctgccttCTTCATTTTTTTGTGTCTTGCGGGAAGTCTAGAAATGGCTatgaaaaaattccccaaatcATTTTCCCCTTAGAAATTGGCCTTTAAGTctgaaattgtaaaacaaaattttttctttttttttgggcccCCCCATGCCTAAAATTGTGGGGCCCAAATattcagaaaattttgtttaaaaactgtcCATCTGCCCCTATATAATAAACCCATCaacttttttttgtgttaaaacttCTCTTAGTACGCCCCCCCTGTTTTTGCTTTGAAAGGGAGAGCATTGGCCCTTGGATTGCGGGGGGGGCTAGTTTTGTCTgtgggtggggcgtatgttccccaaatgtttgttttgaaaaaagacatcttgttgtttttttttgcccccCACCTCTGAAAATTCATATGTGGAATTTGGCAATTACTGCAGAAAACAGgtttgaaattttttcagaaCCCGGCTTTTTGCTTTAAGGCTCTTTTAATCGCGAACCCCTGCACCCAGGCCCTTAAAAACTTAACTTGCTGTTAGTTACTTATTGAGAAACATGCCCTTTATGTTTTTGGGGTAACCAGGTAAAGGGTTTAAAAGGGCGCTGTGGGGGCTTTTTTAAAAttaggacagctcttgttttacatctGTCTCGGACAGAGCAGGCTTTTTTCAGTGTAAAACCCTGTGGGGGGTTTGGCGGGTTTGGGTGGGGGGGcagtcggcgtccaaagcatgtccactcTCAAAATAAACAGTTTTCCATCCAATTTTCCCCGGGTTTGCTGAAAAATGGGgctttaatattttctttcaggTTAGAAAACCTTCCAAAATCCCCCGGCGCATTGTTTTTGGGGCctttgaattattaaaaaaattggcaaaaatttAAACCTTTGTCTTTTAAAAGCTGTTTTGTTTCAAAGTGTCAATTTCTCCCACAGGGAAACACTCACAAATCCCTTGATTCCAATTTGTTacaaaattttttggggaaacAAGGCTTGTATTACAACTTCAACTTTTTTCCCTTAAGTTTATATacttaaatgaaaaaatttagGCGGGCGTTTTTTTTAGGGGACCGAAAGGGCCCACTTTGTTTGGACATGGGAAAATTAAAAGGGCTTTTAAATGAAACTGTAAGGTTAAAAAAtcgttgtttttttaatttttggggataagtttttagaatgaaaaataatgacaTTGGGATTATattaccatttttgaaaaaaatattaacatgatTGTGCtttttatgtcagatttgaaAGTTTTTTCCCGGAGGAGGGTGAAATTAAGGGagtgtttttaaatttcttccccATTTGGGATCACCCCGGGAAAAGGGAAAACGAGAAactgtttaaaagtttgttttgccAAATATTGgtaaggggaaaaaaaaactgcaaaaaagggGTTTTGGGAAGGTGATGTTTGAAAAAAGGAGCCCCCTTCCCAAAACCCAAGGTTTTCCATTTTGAGGAGTTAAagggtttaattttaaatttttgggaaaaaggtTTCTGTGGGGTTTTGAAAGAAAATCGTTGTTTTTATAGTTCATGCAAAAATTCCCCTGCAAATTATCCCTTTGCTCCCATTTTCGTTTGGGGGGGGGCCCAGAAAAATTTTTTATTCGATTTATTGGTAGTTTGAGCCTTAAAACTTTTTCACTTTTATGAGCCGCCCCCATGGGGAAAAACCCAAACAGAGTGTGTTTGGGGACCAGCATGGACCCAAAACCAGCCTGACCTATGCGCGTCGGGGTCGGGTTCTATGCTGTTCGCTCACAGTTTCCCCAATTTCCCaaatgggtttttaaaattttacaaaacgcatggatcctgaccgatTTGAAGGGAAATGCGCGGGCTGGTTGGATCCTTTGCTGGTAGCAaccccactgtgttggttttctcaggggcGTATTAATACAGAGATTTTGCCCGGATTTTAACAATAAATTGGGGGTGAAGGGGGGTTGTTCGAACCACATGTACCCGATTTGAGTAAACCAGGGTTAGActgtttgaaatacttttttaacctGTTGGGACTTGGgggaaaaatttattttttttttttttattttttggaccCTGCATGACAGTTTATTCTTCCcaaagtatttttgttaaaattttttcgttgttttttattttgcaagaaaatggAGGTACAAAAATTCATTTGGAGATAAAAATTTTTGATTTGAACCGTTTATTagatatcatttctttttttaattttggttttaaaaatttgatgggggaaaaattttttttctagctGGGTTATTTGTTCATGGTGCAATCTTTACCCCCCGGGCGCTTTTAAAAGCCAATTTGTAACCTGTGTCATTAAGGGTTAAAAaagtatttgtaacaaaaaaggtgattttaattaccattttttttccccttttgacaaaaagataaaaaaaaagtggCTGATAGATAAAATTAAGACTTTTAAAAAGTGAATCTGAAAAATTTTCCGTGAGTTGGGGTTTTTGGGaaagttcaaattttaaaaaacccaaaaagggttTTGGAGATTGTTAAAAAGGGAAGTTCTCCCTGGTTTTTGCACATTTGAAACGAAGGTTGGGATTTCCTTATCCGTGACTTGATGGGCATTGTGGAATTATTTTCTCATCATTCAGTCATTTCATGTTTGTTACCTGGGGAAATAAATGGTTTTTTAGCTGCCATTAGGGAATAGGGGAAGCTATTCTATTTCCCCGGGTTTGTTAGGGTCGGGCCGGCCCTTTCGAAAACCCCtttgcttttttttatattttttggttacttttttttttgttatattttttctgtaaGTTCACAAAAACCACTgcccaaaaatacaaaaaaatttatgTGCAGGGCGGGGGGcccttttaccaaaaaaaaaggggcacaaagtttttttatacttggaattttttttcttaaaaattttttttaaaaaagtttcttttttagaCTTTTGgtttttttggtattttaaaaaagataatgacttgattttaaaagggttttctttaaaataaatctcTGCATGTGGGGTTTACAAACCCCTTAACTCTAATtgttttttttggacaaaaattatgccccttttgtattttttttttttttggcattcttgttttttggtttaattttttaatCCCAATATaaggtaaaaaattaaaaattaaaacatatcttTATCATTCTCATCTGAAAGGTATtgaaaacaatccccataactttttttttgaaattttgccaaaatttatcccaactttcatatttaaaattttttttaacaaactttttttttcggggaaaaaattttggtcccTTTTATAagataataaatttaaaactaaaagtaTATCTTTACTATCGTCATCGGATGTTTGGTAACTTTTtcctttaaccaaaattttgtttttttgggacAGAATTTTCcccttggttttttttttcttccctttttttaaattttt from Mercenaria mercenaria strain notata chromosome 11, MADL_Memer_1, whole genome shotgun sequence includes the following:
- the LOC123531571 gene encoding hydroxyacylglutathione hydrolase, mitochondrial-like, with amino-acid sequence MHFLRRSVSVFHAFVGRNLLSRHHCRSTITQLDKMRIRLEPALKDNYMYLLIDETTGQCAAVDPVEPEKVPSQAVLSKIIRKMKQYSCIKICSEGSNQLIRKENGLSLTMLIFYNELVHLSVWTVPLTAKRGPNPEKTNIVPNFGLAWTPFLFDLKGICVFHISFFLLYQHSLVLYLKQKQRENDLPTIPSTIGEEKKINPFMRVRCTSVQKHASSTDPIEVMGFLRKEKDDFKPK